One window of the Mycobacterium haemophilum DSM 44634 genome contains the following:
- a CDS encoding AAA family ATPase — translation MMFADTDEVIRRFDTQDYLLDAGTASAIYLAVSLGRPLLLEGEPGVGKTTAVKTLAAVLNTKLIRLQCYEGLTANEALYDWNYQRQLLSIRLAEARGTGSSDISEADLYTETYLVDRPILQCVRHRGPTPPVLLIDEIDRADDEFEALLLEFLGESTVTVPELGTFVAERPPIAVLTSNRSRDLHDALRRRCLYHWIDYPEPSRAAAIVRRTVPGATAPLIENSTQFVSSARDLDLDKPPGVAETIDWVAALVSLGVADLAPPDSVESALASLGALAKTPDDRTLIRNAFIEYSRT, via the coding sequence GTGATGTTCGCTGACACCGACGAGGTGATCCGCCGGTTTGATACGCAGGATTACCTGCTCGACGCCGGCACCGCATCGGCGATCTATCTGGCGGTCAGTTTGGGTCGGCCGCTGCTGCTGGAAGGCGAGCCTGGCGTCGGTAAGACGACGGCGGTGAAAACTCTTGCAGCGGTGCTGAATACCAAGTTGATCCGGCTGCAGTGTTACGAGGGGTTGACCGCGAACGAGGCGCTGTATGACTGGAATTACCAACGCCAGCTGCTGTCGATCCGGCTGGCCGAGGCGCGCGGTACGGGTAGCTCGGATATCTCGGAAGCAGATCTCTACACCGAGACCTACCTGGTGGATCGGCCCATCCTGCAGTGCGTGCGGCATCGTGGTCCGACACCTCCGGTGCTGTTGATCGATGAAATCGACCGTGCTGACGACGAATTCGAGGCGTTGCTGCTAGAGTTCCTCGGTGAGTCCACGGTCACCGTGCCGGAGCTGGGCACCTTTGTCGCTGAGCGCCCGCCGATCGCGGTGCTCACGTCCAACCGCAGCCGAGACCTCCATGACGCGTTGCGGCGACGTTGCCTGTACCACTGGATCGACTACCCGGAGCCATCCCGGGCTGCCGCGATTGTCCGCCGGACGGTACCCGGAGCAACTGCGCCGTTGATTGAGAACTCTACCCAATTTGTCAGCAGCGCACGCGATCTCGATCTTGACAAGCCGCCCGGGGTGGCCGAGACCATCGATTGGGTTGCCGCACTGGTGTCGCTCGGTGTCGCGGACCTCGCCCCGCCTGATTCGGTCGAGTCTGCACTGGCCAGTTTGGGGGCGCTGGCCAAGACACCTGACGACCGTACCCTGATTCGTAACGCCTTTATCGAGTACAGCCGCACCTGA
- a CDS encoding aerobic carbon-monoxide dehydrogenase large subunit codes for MTTIESRPPSPEDTADNDQKPCGHGRMLRKEDPRFIRGRGTYVDDVALPGMLHLAILRSPYAHARIVGIDVTAALAHPKVKAVVTGADLAEKGLAWMPTLANDVQAVLATDKVRFQGQEVAFVVAEDRYSARDALELIDVDYDPLDPVVDVRTALDPSAPVIRTDLDGKTDNHLFDWETGDAAATEAVFAKADVVVKQEIVYPRVHPAPMETCGAVADLDPVTGKLTLWTTSQAPHAHRTVYALVAGLPEHKIRVISPDIGGGFGNKVPIYPGYVCAIVGSLVLGKPVKWMEDRSENLTSTGFARDYIMVGEIAATRDGKILAIRSNVLADHGAFNGQAAPLKYPAGFFGVFTGSYDIEAAYCHMTAVYTNKAPGGVAYACSFRITEAVYFVERLVDCLAFELKMDPAELRLRNLLRPEQFPYKSKTGWVYDSGNYEATMRKAMDMIGYQALRAEQRERRARGELMGIGMSFFTEAVGAGPRKDMDILGLGMADGCELRVHPTGKAVVRLSVQTQGQGHETTFAQIVAEELGIPPDDIDVVHGDTDQTPFGLGTYGSRSTPVSGAAAALVARKVRDKAKIIASGMLEVSVADLEWEKGSFHVKGDPSASVTIQDIAMRAHGAGDLPEGIEGGLDAEVCYNPENLTYPYGAYFCVVDVDPGTAVVKVRRFLAVDDCGTRINPMIIEGQVHGGIVDGIGMALMEMIAFDEEGNCLGGSLMDYLIPTALEVPHLETGHTVTPSPHHPIGAKGIGESATVGSPPAVVNAVVDALAPFGVRHADMPLTPSRVWEAMQGRARPPI; via the coding sequence ATGACGACCATCGAGTCCCGGCCACCTTCACCCGAAGACACTGCGGATAACGACCAAAAGCCGTGTGGCCACGGCCGGATGCTGCGCAAAGAGGATCCGCGATTCATCCGCGGCCGCGGCACCTACGTCGACGACGTCGCGCTGCCGGGCATGCTGCACCTGGCGATCCTGCGCTCGCCGTATGCGCACGCCCGCATCGTCGGCATCGATGTGACTGCGGCCCTTGCACATCCGAAGGTCAAAGCGGTGGTGACCGGCGCCGACCTGGCCGAAAAAGGTCTGGCCTGGATGCCGACGCTAGCCAACGATGTGCAGGCCGTGCTGGCCACCGACAAGGTGCGTTTCCAGGGCCAGGAGGTGGCGTTCGTCGTTGCCGAGGACCGGTATTCGGCCCGGGACGCGCTGGAACTAATCGATGTGGATTACGACCCGCTGGATCCGGTCGTGGATGTTCGCACGGCGCTGGACCCGTCGGCTCCGGTAATCCGCACCGACCTGGACGGCAAGACCGACAACCACCTCTTCGACTGGGAGACCGGCGACGCGGCGGCTACCGAGGCGGTATTCGCGAAGGCCGATGTCGTCGTGAAACAGGAGATCGTCTACCCCCGGGTGCACCCGGCGCCAATGGAAACCTGCGGTGCGGTAGCCGATCTGGATCCGGTCACCGGCAAGCTGACGCTGTGGACCACCTCGCAGGCGCCGCACGCACACCGCACGGTGTACGCGTTGGTCGCTGGCTTGCCCGAACACAAGATCCGGGTGATCTCACCCGACATCGGCGGTGGGTTCGGCAACAAGGTGCCGATCTATCCCGGCTACGTGTGTGCGATCGTGGGCTCGCTAGTGCTGGGCAAGCCGGTTAAGTGGATGGAGGACCGCAGCGAGAATTTGACCTCCACCGGGTTTGCGCGCGACTACATCATGGTCGGCGAGATCGCCGCCACCCGCGACGGCAAGATTCTGGCGATCCGGTCCAATGTGCTGGCCGATCATGGGGCGTTCAACGGTCAGGCTGCGCCCTTGAAATATCCGGCCGGGTTTTTCGGGGTGTTCACCGGTAGCTACGACATCGAGGCCGCCTACTGCCACATGACCGCGGTGTACACCAACAAGGCACCTGGCGGGGTGGCCTACGCGTGCTCGTTCCGGATCACCGAAGCGGTGTACTTTGTGGAACGGCTGGTGGACTGCCTGGCGTTCGAGTTGAAGATGGATCCGGCCGAGCTGCGGCTGCGAAACTTGTTGCGGCCTGAGCAGTTTCCGTATAAGAGCAAGACCGGCTGGGTGTATGACTCGGGCAATTACGAGGCCACCATGCGTAAGGCCATGGACATGATCGGCTATCAGGCATTGCGCGCCGAGCAACGGGAGCGGCGCGCGCGTGGCGAGCTAATGGGTATCGGGATGTCCTTTTTCACCGAGGCCGTCGGCGCCGGCCCGCGTAAGGACATGGACATTCTCGGCCTCGGCATGGCCGACGGCTGCGAGCTGCGGGTACACCCAACGGGCAAAGCCGTGGTGCGGCTTTCGGTGCAGACCCAGGGTCAGGGCCACGAGACGACGTTCGCCCAGATCGTTGCCGAGGAGCTGGGTATCCCGCCCGACGACATCGACGTGGTGCACGGCGACACCGACCAAACACCGTTCGGGCTAGGCACCTACGGCAGCCGGTCGACTCCGGTGTCGGGTGCGGCCGCCGCCCTGGTCGCCCGCAAGGTGCGCGACAAGGCGAAGATCATCGCCTCAGGCATGCTGGAAGTATCGGTCGCCGACTTGGAGTGGGAGAAGGGTTCGTTCCACGTTAAAGGTGACCCGTCGGCGTCGGTGACGATCCAGGACATCGCGATGCGCGCGCATGGGGCGGGCGATTTACCCGAGGGCATCGAGGGCGGCTTGGACGCCGAGGTCTGCTACAACCCGGAGAACCTGACCTACCCGTACGGGGCGTATTTCTGTGTGGTGGACGTTGATCCGGGCACCGCGGTGGTCAAGGTGCGGCGCTTCCTGGCGGTCGACGACTGCGGCACCCGCATTAACCCGATGATCATCGAGGGCCAGGTACACGGCGGCATCGTCGATGGTATCGGGATGGCGTTGATGGAAATGATCGCCTTCGATGAGGAGGGCAACTGCTTGGGCGGGTCGCTGATGGACTACCTGATCCCGACCGCGCTCGAGGTGCCGCATCTAGAGACCGGGCATACTGTGACACCCTCGCCGCACCACCCGATCGGCGCGAAGGGAATCGGCGAATCGGCCACCGTCGGGTCGCCGCCGGCGGTGGTGAACGCGGTGGTGGATGCGTTGGCGCCGTTCGGGGTTCGTCATGCCGATATGCCGTTGACACCGTCGCGGGTCTGGGAGGCCATGCAAGGCCGTGCCAGACCGCCGATCTAG
- a CDS encoding XdhC family protein produces the protein MTISERVQQLVAARTPFVHATVVRAQPPTSSYPGAEAILLADGTIEGFIGGQCAQNSVRKAALGVLQAGESVLLRVLPDGDVHFPEAPGACVVVNPCLSGGSLEIFLTPQLPAPLIQIYGATPIGDALAQLCEVVGYDVRRDSDLAGSAAVVIASHGGPEAEIIRAALDNDVRYIGLVASKVRGASIVNGLELSAAERSRIHTPAGLAIGAKTPAEIAVSIAAELIAALRGGSLIVPAPEEADA, from the coding sequence ATGACGATCAGCGAGCGCGTTCAGCAGTTGGTGGCGGCCCGGACACCGTTTGTGCACGCGACCGTGGTGCGGGCCCAGCCGCCTACCTCGTCATATCCTGGTGCCGAAGCAATTCTGTTGGCGGACGGGACAATCGAGGGATTCATCGGCGGCCAGTGCGCGCAGAATTCCGTCCGCAAGGCAGCGCTGGGGGTGCTGCAGGCAGGCGAAAGTGTATTGCTGCGGGTGCTTCCCGACGGGGACGTGCACTTTCCAGAAGCCCCTGGCGCCTGTGTGGTGGTCAACCCGTGCCTATCCGGCGGGTCGCTGGAGATCTTTCTGACGCCCCAGCTGCCGGCCCCGTTGATCCAGATCTACGGAGCCACACCCATCGGCGACGCCCTGGCCCAACTGTGCGAGGTAGTCGGTTACGACGTTCGGCGCGACAGCGATCTAGCCGGCAGCGCCGCAGTGGTGATCGCCAGCCATGGTGGTCCGGAAGCCGAAATTATCCGCGCCGCATTGGATAACGATGTCAGATATATCGGTCTGGTGGCCAGCAAGGTGCGCGGTGCGTCGATTGTGAATGGGCTCGAACTCTCCGCGGCCGAGAGGTCCCGCATCCACACCCCGGCCGGATTGGCCATCGGCGCCAAGACCCCGGCGGAGATTGCGGTGTCGATCGCCGCTGAACTCATCGCTGCCCTCCGTGGAGGCAGCCTGATCGTGCCTGCTCCCGAGGAAGCCGACGCATGA
- a CDS encoding nucleotidyltransferase family protein: MTARRVTGVVLAAGGSSRLGTPKQLLPYRDTTVLGASLDIARGAGFDQLIVTLGGAGQAVRAAVPLDGADVVTVNDSGNGCSGSLRAALQRVDPQAAGIVLMLGDQPRVDPATVRRLAAEGPVTGIMVCRYDDGIGHPFWLSRSMFSELGHLHGDKGVWKLVESGRHEVRELAVDGPIPLDVDTWDDYQRLVESS; this comes from the coding sequence ATGACCGCCCGGCGGGTCACCGGTGTTGTTCTCGCGGCCGGCGGTTCCAGTAGGTTAGGTACACCCAAACAGCTTCTGCCATATCGTGATACGACCGTGCTCGGAGCTAGTCTCGATATTGCTCGCGGCGCGGGATTCGACCAGCTCATCGTTACTCTGGGTGGCGCTGGCCAAGCGGTGCGTGCTGCGGTACCGCTAGACGGAGCCGACGTGGTGACCGTCAACGACTCTGGGAATGGGTGTTCGGGCTCGCTGCGCGCCGCGCTGCAGCGGGTGGACCCGCAGGCCGCAGGAATCGTGCTGATGCTCGGCGATCAGCCGCGGGTAGATCCCGCAACTGTGCGGCGGCTGGCGGCTGAAGGACCGGTCACCGGCATCATGGTCTGCCGCTACGACGACGGCATCGGGCATCCGTTCTGGTTGAGCCGCAGCATGTTCAGCGAACTCGGCCACCTGCACGGCGACAAGGGGGTCTGGAAACTGGTGGAATCGGGGCGCCACGAGGTGCGCGAACTCGCGGTCGATGGTCCCATCCCGCTTGACGTCGACACCTGGGACGACTACCAGCGACTGGTGGAGTCGTCGTGA